The stretch of DNA GGGGCCGCCATCCGCGTGGATCGTCATCCGCTGACCGATAAGCTGTTGCGGGTCCCAGCCGCCGATCGGCTTGGAGTAAACGAACCCCTGCTCGTCGATGTAGGTGACGATCAAGCCGATCTGGTCGGCGTGCCCCGCGAACATCACCCGCAGCGGCGCCCCCGGGTTCACCGAGACGATTACGTTGCCGTGCGTGTCGGTCCGGACCTCGTCCGCGAACGTGCCGGCGTACTCCCGCACGACGCGCTGCACGGGCTGCTCGTAACCCGAGGGGCTCGGCGACTCGAGGACCTTTTGGAAGAACTTCTTGGCGGCGGGGGTCATTGGGGGAGGGGTTAGGGGCCAGGGGCTGAGGGGTTGAGGGAGCGGCGCTGCTAGCAGCGGGGCGGCGAGCCGGGAGCGTTAGCAGGATTATGCAATGGCTAGCAGTGTGAAGTCGGTTCGGCGATGTAATCCAAGAAGCGTTAGCGCGTTGTGTCCCCCTCCCACTCGTGCAACGTTATGCAGTTGCTAGCAGGGGTTAAACGAAGGGAGTTCGCGTTCTACTGAATCTCTTTTGGGACCAACCAAGGGAGAAGCCAGATGGAACGCGAACTCTGGGAGCAACTGTACGCGATTGCCAGGCGGCTGGACAACGCTTGGTCGGGCGGGTTTTACCGGGCGTCGGAGGTCGTGGCGGTGTTCTTATGGGCGGTGGTCCACGACCGGCCCACCAGCTGGGCCTGCCAGCCCGACAACTGGCCGCCGCAGCTATCGGTTCCGTTCCCGTCGCAATCGACGATGAGCCGCCGGCTACGGAGCCGTGGCGTGAGGGAGCTGCTGGGCCGTCTGGAGCAGGCGTTGGGGGGCGACCCGCGGCGCTGGTGGTTGCAACGGATCGACAGCAAGCCGCTGCCGATCGGTTCCTACAGCAAGGACCCCGACGCGCGCGTGGGGCGGGCGGCCAACCGCTTCGCGAAGGGCTACAAGCTGCACGTGGTGTGGGGCGAGGGCCCGCTCCCTTCGGTGTGGCGGGTGGAGCCGATGAACACGGGCGACGCGACGGCCGCTCGTCCGCTGCTCGAAGAGCTGCCGGGCGAGGGCTATGTGACGGGGGACCGTCAGTACGACAGCAACCCGCTGCACCGCGTGGCTTCGCCGCGTCATCAGATCATCGCCCAGCAGCAGCGGCCGGGGCAGGCGTTGGGGCATCGCCGCCACGAGCCCAGCCGTGTGCACTGCCTGGAGATGCTCCGCCGTCCCTTCGGACAAGCCGTGCTCGCCTTCCGCGACCCGATCGAACGCTGCTTCGGCAACCTCACCAGCTTCGCCGGCGGCCTGGGCCCCCTGCCAAGCTGGGTCCGACGCCTTCACCGCGTCCACCTCTGGGTCCAAGCCAAGCTCCTCCTCAACGCCCTCCGCGTCCTCAAACGACAAAAGCTCGTGATAGCAACTGCATAACGTTGCACAAGGGGGAGGGGAGTAAACGACGCTAACGAGTCTGATAGTTCATCGAACTTGCAACAACTGACTGCTAGCGATTGCATAATCCTGTGACGCTCCCGGCTCGCCATCGTCTGCGACGCCGACTCTACCAAGCCCGTCGCCGGGGTGAAACTGCGTCGACCTTGACGATTCGACTCAATGCGCCGGCCTGCGCCGCCGATTCCTGTAACCGAGCGCGGGCTGTTTGTGGCCCCGCGCGTGCTAGTCATGACATCGGCGCCGGCAGGGATTGCGGGCGTCGGCGTGCCCCTTTGCGGGAGCTTCCAGGGATGGCCCTTACCAAATCACGACTCGAGTCCTTCGTAGCGATCGCCGCCCTCTGCGTCGCGGCGGCCTCCGGCTGTGCCGTGATGCGCCCGGGCTGCGGCTGCGCCATCGGTAGCGCCTGTGGGGCCGAAGTCGGTTGCGGCGTTGAGCCCGGTTGCGCCGTCGAACCCGGCTGCGGCTGCGGATCGATTTGTGGCTGCGGCGGCCGGGCTTGGGCCGGTAAACTGTGGTGCGGCGACGGCGGCTGCGAAGGCGGCTGCGGCCCCGTGAAGCCCCTGATCAACGTCTGCACCGGACCCGATTGCTGCGGCGGTTGCGATCCCGGTTGCGGTTGCGAAGCCAGTTGCGGCGTTGAAGTCGGCTGTGGCGTCGAGCCCGGTTGTGGGTGCGGCGTCGGTTGCGGCGACACGTGCGGCGTGGGCCGCTGCGGTTGTGGCGTGTTGCAAACCGTCGGCTTCGGCCTGCACGCTATCGGACAAGAAGTCGGCAACATCCTGCGGCCGATCGGCGCGCCACTGGGCCTGTGCTGCCCGTGCGGCAACCGTGGCTGCGGCGGTTGCGGCGACTTCTACTGGAGCGAATGGCACAGCGACCCGCCGCGCTGCTGCGACCCGTGCGACGACTGTGGCAACTGGGTTGGCCCCAGCGACCCGCGCAGCATGCGGGCGCCCTACGACCACGAGTTCGCGCCACGCGCCGCATCGCTGCCCTCGACGGAGATGATGGTGCGCTGAACGCTTTCGACGTGCCAAAGGTTGTGATTGTAGGAGGCGTCTCCAGACGCCGATTACGGTCTCATGGCCGAATACGGCATGGAGCGCGAAATCGGGGTCTTGAGACCCCTCCCACAAGCGACTTCGTCGCAGTTTGCCATCCAGCCTAGCGGCGTGCGAAGAGTCGCTTCGCGTTCGCGGTCGTCTGCTTCGCGAATGCGTCGAACGCCTCGCTGCGGACCTCCGCCAGCAGCCGCGCCGTGTGCGCGACGTGCCCCGGCTCGTTCCGCTTGATCTTCCGCACCGGTTCGGGCGAAAGGTACGGCGCGTCGGTTTCGACCAAGAGACGATCGAGTGGCACGGTCTTGGCGACCTCACGCAGCTCGTCCGACTTCTTATAGGTCACCATGCCGGCGAAGCTGACGTGGAGGCCGAGCTCGATCGCCTCGGCGGCGCCGGCGGCTGTGCCGGTGTAGCTGTGCATGACGCCGACGAGCGGCCCGCGCTCGCGCGCTTCGCGGAGCATCGCCAGCACGTCCGCCTCGCACTCACGCATGTGGACCACGAACGGCAGGCCCGTTGCTTGTGAAAGCCGTAGGTGGCGGTCGAAGTAGTCCTGCTGCTGCTCGAAGGGTGTCGAGTCCCAATAGCGATCGAGCCCCGTCTCGCCGATCCCCACCACCCCCGGCTCACTAGCGAGCCGCACGATCTCGTCCCAGTCCTCGGGCTGCGCCTCGGCGACGTCGTTCGGCTGGACGCCAACCACGGCGTGCACCATCGGATGCGCCGCCGCGAGCGCCACGACCGCGCGGCTCGAAGCCGCATCGACGCCGATCGCGTTCACGTCGAGCGCGCCCATCGAGCGGGCGCGTTGGAGGACTTCCGCCAAGTCGTCGGCGAAGGTCGGTTGATCGAGGTGGGCATGGGTGTCGTAGAACATGCGTTTAGTTTCTCAAGAACAGCGAACCATTGAGTTAATGGCGAGCCGGCGACGTTAGTCGTCGGTGGAACTCGGTGCCCGCTTCACACCCACGATTAACATCGTGGGCTCGCCGTCACTCGTGATCGTGCGTCTCGCGTCACGCTTCAACCAAACACCCCGCGGCACGCCTCGTTCGCCACGCTCGCCAGCCACTCCGGCGCGAGACCCAGGAGCACAATCGGAGCGGCGCCGATCGCCAGCAGCAACTGCAAGGCCCGCTCGGGGCGATCGGTCGGCAGGTCGTTTGGTGGCGCGTCGAGGCACACCGTCTTAACGACTCGCAGGTAGTAGACCAGCGACAGCGCCGTGTTCAGCACGGCGACCACCAGCAACATCGTCATCCAAAACCCGCCGGCGTCCACCAGCGCCCGCAACGCCGCGAGCTTGCCCCAGAAGCCCACCAGCGGCGGCAGGCCTAAGAGGCCGATCATCGCCAGGCAGAGCGCCGTCGCCGTGACGGGCGCGGTGCGGATCAGGCCGGCGTAGTCGTCGATCGATTCGCTGCCGCGTGTGTTGCGGATGACGGCGACCGCGGCGAAGGCCGTGAAGTTGAGGAACAAGTAGCCAGCCGCGTACAGCATCACGGCGCCCGCCGCCGCTGAGGCGCCGGCGGGATCGTTCTCCGCGAGCGCCACCGCCGCGGCGATCGGCATCAACAGGTAGCCGGCGTGGGCGATCGTCGAGTAGGCGAGCATCCGCTTCGCGCCGGTCTGCGTCAGCGCCGCGAAGTTGCCAACCGTGCAGGTCAGCGCCGCGGCGACCGCGATCAGCCCGACGACGAAGGACCGGGCCGGAGAAGCGGGGTCGGCCGTTGAGTGCGCGACAAGTTGCGTCGTCGCTTCATTTGCCTCGGCGTGGGCGAGCATGTCGAACGGCAACGTCAGCGAGACGATCCGCAGCAGCAGCACCAGCGCCGCGGTCTTCGACGCGACCGACAGGAACGCCCCCACCTCGGCCGGCGCGCCGGCGAACACGTCGGGCGCCCAGAAGTGGAACGGCGCCGCCGAGAGCTTGAACGCCATGCCGATCATCACCAGCACGCCCGCCAGCGCCAGCGCCATCACGACGCCGCGTTGCTCCGGATCGGCGGCCATTGTCGAGAGGTGCGCTTCGGCGAGGCGTTCGCCGAGCGTTGGCAAGTGGGCCGTCCCGGTAAGCCCCGCCAGCAGGCTGATGCCGTAAAGCATCACGCCCGCCGCTGCGGCGCCGTAAACGGAGTACTTGAGCGCCGCCTCGCCCGACCGGCGGCGGCCCTTCACGATCCCCACCAGCACGTACGACGGCACGCTCGCCATCTCGATCGACAAGAGCAGCATCATCAGATGATTCGTGCGGCACATCAGGCACATGCCGAGCGTCGCGCCGAAGAGCATCGCGAAGAAGTCCTGCCCGTCCTCGCGGTTAGCGAGCCCCGTCAGCTTCGACAGCACGACCATCAAGACGAGAAACGTCAGCAGCAGCCCGCGCGAGAAGACGCCCAGCGCGTCGTGCCGCAGCATGCCGGTGTAGATCTCGACCGGTTCGATCGCGGCGAGGCCGCCGCTCGCTTCCCATGCTAAGCAGCCCAGCGCCACGATCGACCCTACCAACGCGATCCAGAACGCCTCGATGCGTCGCAACGCGACCGGCACGCGCGCAAGCAGCATCAGGACGATCGTCACGACGAGCGTCATCTCCGGCGCCGACCGCGGCAGGCTGAGGCCCGCCGTGTCGTTAACGAGTTGTTCGACCAGCGTCGGCAGCATCGGCGACGGGCGTCACGCCCGTAGTTAATGGGGGACGAAAGGATTGACCAGCCGCGGCGATCGTCGGTTCCGCGACTTTGGTGACGTAGCCCGGCTGCACGCCGAGCACCACGGCGGCGATGACCAGCGGGACCATCACCACGAGTTCGCGCGGCTTGATCGGCGTGAGGCCGTCGGCGTGCGGGCCAATATATTCGGGGCCGTAGTACGCCAACCGCACCGCGCGGAGCGTGTAGGCGGCGGTGAGCACCGTGACCGCTGCCGTGGCGATGGCGAGAGAGGGATTGAACGTCCATGTCGGCAGCAGCACCAGCAGCTCGCCGACGAAGCCACACAGGCCGGGGAGGCCGAGGCTGGCTAGCGCCAAGACGAGCGCTAGGCCGCTAGCAGTGGGCATGCGGTTCATCAGGCCGCCCATGCGGTCGAGGTCGCGGTGGTGGACGCGGTCGTAGATCACGCCGACGGCGAAGAAGAGCCCCGCCGACGTGACGCCGTGCGCGACCATCTGGAACACCGCCCCACTAGCGCCGAGGGCCCAGGCGTCGGCGCCGAGCGTTCCGGCGGCGAGCCCCAGCAACACGTAGCCCATGTGGCTCACCGAGCTGTAGGCGACCAGCCGTTTGAAGTCTCGCTGCCCCATCGCGGCCAGCGCGCCCCACAAGAGGCCGACGACGCCAACCACGGCGACGACCATCGCCAAGTCGCGGGCCGCTTCGGGACAGATCGGCCAGGCGATCCGCACCATGCCATAGCCGCCGAGCTTGAGCATCACGCCGGCCAGCAGCATGGAGACGGGCGTCGGCGCCTCGGTGTGGGCGTCGGGGAGCCACGTGTGCAGCGGCACGGCCGGGACCTTCACGGCGAGGCCCAGCACCAGCGGCACAAACGCCCACCAAGCGAGGTTATGCCCGCCCCACGTCGGCGCGGTGAAGACGTCGGTCGTCTGTGCGAGCCGCGTCATCGCCACGAGGTTGAATGTCCGCAGCGGCGCGCCGGTCGCTTGGGCGTCGATGAGTTCCATTGGCAACGAATCGCTCAGGTCGATCCACTCGCCTAACTCCCTCGCCGGCGCTTGCGCTTTAACCGCGTTCGGGCCCAGGATTCCACTCGCCGCCAAGTCCGCCGGCGCCAGCCGCGTCAGGTCGCTCTGCCCGTAGAGCAATAGCCCCGCCCCCAGAATCAGCACACTAGCGGCCAGCGTGTAGACGAAGTACTTGAACGCCGCCTTGCGCCCGCCACTGCCGCCCCAGACGGCGATCAGCAGGTACATCGGCACCAGGATCAGTTCCCAGAAGACATAGAACAGCACGAAGTCGAGCGCGAGGAACACGCCGAGCATGCCCGTCTCGAGCAGCAGCAGCAGCGCGCAGTAGCCGCGCGGGTGGCGATCGACGCCTAGGCTCGCGATAGCGGCGAGCAGCGAGAGACTCGCCGTCAGGATCACCAGCGGCAGGCTCAGCCCATCGACGCCAAGGAAGAACTGCACGCCAAGCGACGGGATCCACGGCGCGGTGACGACGTGCGACAGCCCGGCGCCCCCCGCGCGGCCGTCGAAGGCGAGCGACCACGCCATCGCCGCGACGAGCGCGGTGACGAGGACCGTCAGCTTCTTCGCCGCGCCGCCGGCGCCCTTCGGCACGAGCGCCATCGCGCCCGCCGCGACGAGCGGGATCAGCACCAGGAAGGTGAGCGTGTGGTCGTTCATGGCGTCACCCCGCG from Botrimarina mediterranea encodes:
- a CDS encoding transposase, which translates into the protein MERELWEQLYAIARRLDNAWSGGFYRASEVVAVFLWAVVHDRPTSWACQPDNWPPQLSVPFPSQSTMSRRLRSRGVRELLGRLEQALGGDPRRWWLQRIDSKPLPIGSYSKDPDARVGRAANRFAKGYKLHVVWGEGPLPSVWRVEPMNTGDATAARPLLEELPGEGYVTGDRQYDSNPLHRVASPRHQIIAQQQRPGQALGHRRHEPSRVHCLEMLRRPFGQAVLAFRDPIERCFGNLTSFAGGLGPLPSWVRRLHRVHLWVQAKLLLNALRVLKRQKLVIATA
- a CDS encoding TatD family hydrolase — its product is MFYDTHAHLDQPTFADDLAEVLQRARSMGALDVNAIGVDAASSRAVVALAAAHPMVHAVVGVQPNDVAEAQPEDWDEIVRLASEPGVVGIGETGLDRYWDSTPFEQQQDYFDRHLRLSQATGLPFVVHMRECEADVLAMLREARERGPLVGVMHSYTGTAAGAAEAIELGLHVSFAGMVTYKKSDELREVAKTVPLDRLLVETDAPYLSPEPVRKIKRNEPGHVAHTARLLAEVRSEAFDAFAKQTTANAKRLFARR
- a CDS encoding NADH-quinone oxidoreductase subunit N; translated protein: MLPTLVEQLVNDTAGLSLPRSAPEMTLVVTIVLMLLARVPVALRRIEAFWIALVGSIVALGCLAWEASGGLAAIEPVEIYTGMLRHDALGVFSRGLLLTFLVLMVVLSKLTGLANREDGQDFFAMLFGATLGMCLMCRTNHLMMLLLSIEMASVPSYVLVGIVKGRRRSGEAALKYSVYGAAAAGVMLYGISLLAGLTGTAHLPTLGERLAEAHLSTMAADPEQRGVVMALALAGVLVMIGMAFKLSAAPFHFWAPDVFAGAPAEVGAFLSVASKTAALVLLLRIVSLTLPFDMLAHAEANEATTQLVAHSTADPASPARSFVVGLIAVAAALTCTVGNFAALTQTGAKRMLAYSTIAHAGYLLMPIAAAVALAENDPAGASAAAGAVMLYAAGYLFLNFTAFAAVAVIRNTRGSESIDDYAGLIRTAPVTATALCLAMIGLLGLPPLVGFWGKLAALRALVDAGGFWMTMLLVVAVLNTALSLVYYLRVVKTVCLDAPPNDLPTDRPERALQLLLAIGAAPIVLLGLAPEWLASVANEACRGVFG
- a CDS encoding complex I subunit 4 family protein, which codes for MNDHTLTFLVLIPLVAAGAMALVPKGAGGAAKKLTVLVTALVAAMAWSLAFDGRAGGAGLSHVVTAPWIPSLGVQFFLGVDGLSLPLVILTASLSLLAAIASLGVDRHPRGYCALLLLLETGMLGVFLALDFVLFYVFWELILVPMYLLIAVWGGSGGRKAAFKYFVYTLAASVLILGAGLLLYGQSDLTRLAPADLAASGILGPNAVKAQAPARELGEWIDLSDSLPMELIDAQATGAPLRTFNLVAMTRLAQTTDVFTAPTWGGHNLAWWAFVPLVLGLAVKVPAVPLHTWLPDAHTEAPTPVSMLLAGVMLKLGGYGMVRIAWPICPEAARDLAMVVAVVGVVGLLWGALAAMGQRDFKRLVAYSSVSHMGYVLLGLAAGTLGADAWALGASGAVFQMVAHGVTSAGLFFAVGVIYDRVHHRDLDRMGGLMNRMPTASGLALVLALASLGLPGLCGFVGELLVLLPTWTFNPSLAIATAAVTVLTAAYTLRAVRLAYYGPEYIGPHADGLTPIKPRELVVMVPLVIAAVVLGVQPGYVTKVAEPTIAAAGQSFRPPLTTGVTPVADAADAGRTTR